A single Corynebacterium resistens DSM 45100 DNA region contains:
- the uvrB gene encoding excinuclease ABC subunit UvrB, translated as MAFAAERPELSYSEFRPVGEVERSAGQFEVISEYQPAGDQPHAIEELAQRLDRGERDVVLMGATGTGKSATAAWLIEKVQRPTLVMAPNKTLAAQLANELRSLLPNNAVEYFVSYYDYYQPEAYIAQTDTYIEKDSSINEDVERLRHSATSNLLSRRDVVVVSSVSCIYGLGTPQSYLDRSVVLKVGEEVDRDQFLRLLVDIQYQRNDMSFTRGAFRVKGDTVDIIPAYEELAVRVEFFGDEIDSLFYIHPLTGDVIREVDELRIFPATHYVAGPERMEKAIAAIKEELEQRLAELENRGKLLEAQRLRMRTEYDLEMIQQVGFTSGIENYSRHIDGRPAGSAPATLIDYFPEDFLTIIDESHVTVPQIGGMFEGDMSRKRNLVEHGFRLPSALDNRPLTWEEFDDRKGQCVYMSATPGDYEIAAAGGEFVEQVIRPTGLVDPKVEVRPTKGQIDDLIEQIRQRTEKNERVLVTTLTKRMAEDLTDYLLEHGVKVRYMHSDIDTLKRVELLRQLRLGEYDVLVGINLLREGLDLPEVSLVAILDADKEGFLRSTRSLIQTIGRAARNVSGEVIMYADKITESMQYAIDETERRRAKQIAYNKEHGIDPQPLRKKIADILDQVAELEGKEAAEDVAASLSSDAAVASPGIDQKQAGEMARPQLEKLISDLTEQMKAAARELKFELAGRLRDEIQDLKKELRGMKEAGL; from the coding sequence ATGGCTTTTGCAGCAGAGCGTCCTGAGTTGTCCTATTCCGAGTTCCGCCCCGTGGGGGAGGTGGAGCGCAGCGCTGGGCAGTTTGAAGTTATCAGCGAATACCAGCCTGCCGGTGACCAGCCACACGCAATCGAAGAACTAGCGCAGCGGCTGGACCGTGGTGAGCGGGACGTTGTACTCATGGGTGCGACGGGTACCGGCAAGTCAGCGACGGCGGCGTGGCTGATCGAGAAGGTGCAACGCCCAACTTTGGTGATGGCACCCAATAAAACTCTGGCCGCGCAGCTAGCGAACGAGTTGCGCAGTCTATTGCCAAATAACGCGGTGGAGTACTTCGTTTCCTACTACGACTACTACCAACCGGAGGCGTACATCGCGCAGACGGATACGTATATCGAGAAGGATTCATCCATTAACGAAGACGTCGAGCGCCTCCGTCACTCAGCAACGTCCAATCTGCTTTCTCGCCGCGACGTCGTTGTCGTGAGTTCCGTTTCGTGCATCTACGGCTTGGGCACCCCGCAGTCATACCTAGACCGATCGGTAGTGCTGAAAGTTGGGGAAGAGGTTGATCGTGATCAGTTCCTACGCCTGCTTGTAGACATCCAGTACCAGCGCAACGACATGTCATTCACTCGCGGGGCTTTCCGTGTCAAGGGCGATACCGTGGACATCATTCCGGCCTACGAGGAACTCGCGGTGCGCGTGGAGTTCTTTGGAGACGAAATCGATTCGCTGTTCTACATCCACCCACTGACTGGGGACGTGATCCGCGAAGTCGATGAACTGCGCATATTCCCTGCTACCCACTATGTGGCTGGCCCCGAGCGCATGGAAAAAGCCATCGCGGCAATCAAGGAAGAGCTAGAACAGCGGCTCGCGGAGCTGGAAAACCGTGGCAAGCTGTTGGAAGCGCAACGGTTGCGGATGCGTACGGAATACGACTTGGAGATGATCCAGCAAGTCGGATTCACCAGTGGCATCGAGAACTATTCGCGGCATATCGACGGCCGTCCTGCCGGAAGTGCCCCTGCTACGCTGATTGATTATTTCCCAGAAGACTTTTTGACGATCATTGATGAGTCCCACGTGACCGTGCCACAGATCGGCGGCATGTTCGAAGGCGACATGTCCCGCAAGCGCAACCTCGTGGAGCATGGCTTTCGGTTACCGAGCGCACTGGATAACCGTCCCCTGACATGGGAAGAGTTCGATGATCGCAAAGGGCAGTGCGTGTACATGTCCGCTACTCCCGGCGATTATGAAATCGCGGCCGCTGGTGGCGAATTCGTGGAACAAGTCATTCGACCCACGGGATTGGTTGACCCCAAGGTTGAAGTACGCCCTACGAAGGGGCAGATTGACGACCTGATTGAGCAGATCCGCCAGCGCACCGAGAAAAACGAGCGTGTGCTCGTCACAACACTGACTAAGCGGATGGCCGAAGATCTCACCGACTACCTGCTGGAACACGGTGTGAAGGTTCGCTATATGCACTCAGATATCGATACCCTCAAGCGCGTGGAGCTACTGCGCCAGCTTCGCCTTGGCGAATACGACGTGCTGGTTGGTATCAACCTGCTGCGTGAGGGTTTGGACCTGCCAGAGGTTTCCCTTGTGGCGATCCTTGACGCGGACAAGGAAGGCTTCCTGCGCTCCACGCGATCGCTGATCCAGACGATCGGTCGTGCAGCCCGTAACGTTTCTGGCGAGGTGATCATGTACGCAGACAAAATCACCGAGTCCATGCAGTACGCGATTGATGAGACCGAGCGGCGTCGAGCCAAGCAAATCGCCTACAACAAAGAACACGGCATCGATCCGCAACCACTGCGCAAGAAGATCGCCGATATCTTGGATCAGGTCGCAGAGTTAGAAGGCAAGGAAGCGGCCGAAGATGTGGCTGCCTCCCTTTCTTCCGACGCCGCCGTGGCCTCCCCGGGTATCGATCAAAAGCAGGCAGGCGAGATGGCCCGACCACAATTGGAAAAGCTCATTAGTGATCTGACGGAACAGATGAAGGCTGCGGCGCGTGAGTTGAAGTTCGAATTGGCTGGTCGCCTGCGTGATGAAATTCAGGATCTCAAGAAGGAACTGCGCGGCATGAAGGAAGCCGGGCTGTAA
- the uvrA gene encoding excinuclease ABC subunit UvrA gives MAERLIVRGAQEHNLKGVDIDLPRDKMIVFTGLSGSGKSSLAFDTIFAEGQRRYVESLSSYARMFLGRMDKPDVEMIEGLSPAVSIDQKSTNRNPRSTVGTVTEIFDYLRLLYARTGTPHCPECGEVIQRQTPQEIVDQVLEMEEGLKFQVLAPVVRTRKGEFVDLFEDLASQGYSRVQVDGETHQLSNPPKLEKQVKHDISVVVDRLQVKPAQRQRLTDSIETALNLADGIVALDFVGLPDDDKFRVRRFSEKMACPNGHPVALEEMEPRTFSFNSPYGACPACDGLGTKLEVDEMLVIPDEDAPLRTAIAPWSSSPNSKYFEKLLSALAKELELDLNTPWNELTKKQQKAVLRGHSTPLSVSYKNRYGRTRKYNAPFEGVMPFLSRRLEQTDSESQKERYRSYMREVPCSTCQGTRLKPEVLAVTIAAGEKQLSIAELSDLSISDASTFLNNLSLNKREEMIAGAVLREVQARLKFLLDVGLNYLSMSRSAGTLSGGEAQRIRLATQIGSGLAGVLYVLDEPSIGLHQRDNERLINTLQHLRDLGNTLIVVEHDEDTIRTADWLVDIGPRAGEYGGEIVYQGEPKGIEKAKDSLTGAYLSGERVLAVPDERRPIDKGRVLTVHGAQENNLKNVDVTLPLGVLTLITGVSGSGKSSLINGILAKVLSNQLNRSRVVPGRHKKVTGLEHLDKLVQVDQSPIGRTPRSNPATYTGVFDKVRKLFAETTEAKVRGYGPGRFSFNVKGGRCEACHGDGTLKIEMNFLPDVYVPCEVCNGARYNRETLEVKYKGKNIAEVLNMPITEAAEFFAPVTSIARYLETLVDVGLGYVRLGQAATTLSGGEAQRVKLAAELQKRSNGRTIYILDEPTTGLHFEDIRKLMLVIQGLVDKGNSVLIIEHNLDVIKAADWIVDMGPEGGSGGGTVVAEGTPEDVAKVENSHTGRYLAKML, from the coding sequence GTGGCTGAACGTTTGATTGTTCGCGGAGCTCAAGAACACAACCTGAAAGGTGTGGACATTGACTTGCCTCGCGACAAGATGATCGTGTTCACGGGCCTTTCGGGCTCTGGTAAGTCTTCGTTGGCTTTTGACACGATTTTCGCGGAGGGGCAGCGGCGGTACGTGGAATCCTTGAGTTCCTATGCCCGTATGTTCTTGGGGCGCATGGATAAGCCAGATGTGGAGATGATCGAGGGGCTTTCTCCGGCAGTTTCCATCGACCAGAAGTCCACGAACCGCAATCCGCGCTCCACTGTTGGTACCGTCACCGAGATCTTCGACTACCTGCGCTTGCTCTATGCACGGACTGGAACCCCGCACTGTCCTGAATGTGGTGAAGTTATTCAGCGCCAAACCCCGCAAGAGATTGTGGACCAGGTGCTGGAGATGGAGGAAGGGCTGAAGTTTCAGGTTCTGGCTCCAGTAGTACGCACCCGCAAGGGCGAGTTTGTGGATCTTTTCGAAGACCTCGCATCTCAAGGCTATTCCCGTGTGCAAGTGGACGGTGAAACCCATCAGCTGTCCAATCCGCCCAAGTTGGAAAAGCAGGTCAAACACGATATCTCTGTGGTCGTAGACCGGTTGCAGGTTAAGCCTGCGCAGCGCCAGCGGTTGACCGATTCCATCGAAACCGCGCTGAACCTCGCCGATGGCATCGTTGCGTTGGACTTCGTGGGGTTGCCAGATGACGATAAATTCCGCGTGCGACGTTTCTCCGAAAAGATGGCGTGCCCGAACGGTCACCCGGTGGCGCTCGAAGAGATGGAACCGCGGACGTTCTCCTTCAACTCGCCTTACGGTGCATGTCCGGCGTGTGATGGTTTGGGCACCAAGTTAGAAGTCGATGAGATGCTGGTCATCCCCGATGAGGATGCGCCTCTTCGCACCGCGATCGCCCCATGGTCCAGCTCTCCAAACAGCAAATATTTCGAAAAGTTGCTGTCTGCCTTGGCCAAAGAACTCGAGCTGGATTTGAATACCCCATGGAATGAGCTCACGAAGAAGCAGCAAAAGGCGGTGCTGCGTGGCCACTCCACGCCACTCAGCGTGAGCTACAAGAACCGTTATGGGCGGACTCGCAAATACAACGCGCCCTTTGAAGGTGTAATGCCCTTCCTTTCCCGTCGGTTGGAACAAACCGATTCGGAAAGCCAGAAGGAGCGTTACCGCAGCTACATGCGCGAAGTTCCTTGCAGTACGTGCCAAGGCACGCGCTTGAAGCCCGAGGTTCTCGCCGTGACGATTGCAGCGGGGGAGAAGCAGCTGTCCATTGCTGAGCTTTCGGATCTTTCTATTTCTGACGCCTCAACGTTCCTCAATAACCTCAGCCTCAATAAGCGTGAAGAGATGATCGCCGGCGCGGTGCTGCGGGAAGTTCAGGCACGCCTGAAGTTCCTCCTAGATGTGGGGCTGAACTACCTATCCATGTCGCGTTCCGCAGGCACACTATCCGGTGGCGAAGCACAGCGCATCCGCCTCGCCACGCAGATCGGATCCGGGTTGGCGGGTGTGCTTTACGTCCTCGATGAGCCTTCAATCGGTCTACATCAGCGCGATAATGAGCGGTTGATTAACACGCTGCAACATTTGCGTGACCTCGGCAACACGCTGATCGTTGTTGAGCACGACGAAGACACGATCCGCACGGCCGACTGGTTGGTCGATATCGGCCCTCGCGCGGGTGAATATGGCGGCGAAATTGTCTACCAAGGCGAGCCGAAGGGGATTGAAAAGGCGAAGGATTCCCTCACGGGTGCTTACCTCTCCGGGGAGCGCGTATTGGCCGTGCCCGATGAGCGCAGGCCCATTGATAAGGGCCGCGTGCTCACGGTGCACGGGGCGCAGGAAAATAACTTAAAGAACGTAGATGTCACACTACCTTTGGGTGTATTGACCCTGATCACAGGCGTTTCCGGTTCCGGAAAGTCATCGCTTATCAACGGCATCCTCGCAAAGGTCTTAAGCAACCAGCTCAACCGTTCTCGCGTGGTGCCGGGGCGTCATAAAAAAGTCACCGGTCTGGAGCACCTCGACAAATTAGTACAAGTCGACCAATCGCCAATTGGCCGCACTCCGCGATCAAACCCCGCAACCTATACCGGTGTTTTCGACAAGGTGCGTAAGCTCTTCGCTGAAACCACCGAAGCGAAAGTGCGCGGATACGGTCCGGGGCGATTTTCCTTCAACGTTAAGGGCGGCCGATGTGAAGCCTGCCATGGCGATGGAACTCTCAAGATCGAGATGAACTTTCTGCCTGATGTGTACGTGCCATGTGAGGTCTGCAATGGTGCGCGCTACAACCGGGAAACCCTCGAGGTGAAATACAAAGGCAAGAACATAGCCGAAGTGCTTAACATGCCTATCACTGAAGCTGCTGAGTTCTTCGCGCCGGTGACGTCGATTGCTCGCTACTTAGAGACTCTGGTGGACGTGGGATTGGGTTACGTCCGCTTGGGGCAGGCCGCGACCACGTTGTCCGGCGGTGAAGCACAGCGTGTGAAGCTGGCCGCAGAGCTGCAGAAGCGTTCCAACGGCCGGACGATCTATATCTTGGATGAGCCGACGACGGGGCTGCACTTCGAAGACATTCGCAAGCTCATGCTCGTCATCCAGGGGCTGGTTGATAAGGGAAATAGTGTACTGATCATTGAGCACAATCTTGATGTCATCAAAGCAGCCGATTGGATCGTAGACATGGGCCCGGAAGGTGGTTCCGGTGGCGGAACTGTGGTTGCAGAAGGCACTCCAGAAGATGTGGCCAAGGTAGAAAACTCTCACACTGGGCGCTATCTAGCGAAGATGCTGTAG
- the infC gene encoding translation initiation factor IF-3, producing MSAEARINDRIRVPEVRLVGPGGEQVGIVKTDDARKLAYEADLDLVEVAPNAKPPVAKIMDYGKFKYEQAQKAREARKNQQQTVVKEQKFRPKIDDHDYETKKNNVVRFLEKGSKVKVTIMFRGREQSRPELGFRLLERLAQDVEEYGQVETRAKQDGRNMTMVLGPIRKGKK from the coding sequence ATTAGCGCTGAAGCTCGCATTAACGACCGAATTCGAGTCCCTGAGGTCCGACTCGTCGGTCCTGGAGGAGAACAGGTCGGAATCGTCAAGACGGACGATGCCCGCAAGCTGGCCTATGAAGCCGACCTCGACCTAGTTGAGGTGGCACCGAACGCTAAGCCGCCCGTGGCGAAAATCATGGACTACGGCAAGTTCAAGTACGAGCAGGCTCAGAAGGCCCGCGAAGCTCGTAAGAACCAGCAGCAGACTGTGGTGAAGGAACAAAAGTTCCGCCCGAAGATCGACGATCACGACTACGAGACCAAAAAGAACAACGTAGTCCGATTCCTCGAGAAGGGCTCCAAGGTCAAGGTCACCATCATGTTCCGTGGTCGCGAGCAGTCGCGCCCGGAGCTGGGATTCCGCTTGCTCGAGCGTCTGGCACAAGACGTTGAAGAGTACGGCCAGGTGGAAACCCGCGCCAAGCAAGACGGACGCAACATGACCATGGTCCTGGGGCCGATCCGCAAGGGTAAGAAGTAA
- a CDS encoding universal stress protein — protein sequence MYETILVGTDGSESSFLAVRRAAGIAHAVGARLILASAYYKESADAMAATRSDSQTVVGDSMAEAILGDAKAVAIEEGVEDPELVLREGSPVEALIAVTTEEKADLLVVGNRGINSLTGRLLGSVPADAARQAQCDVMIVHTVA from the coding sequence ATGTACGAAACAATCCTGGTGGGGACTGACGGGTCGGAATCTTCGTTTCTCGCCGTGCGTCGTGCGGCGGGGATTGCGCATGCAGTAGGGGCACGGTTGATTCTGGCTAGCGCCTATTATAAGGAGAGCGCGGATGCCATGGCAGCTACGCGCAGTGATAGCCAGACCGTGGTGGGTGATTCCATGGCCGAGGCGATTCTGGGGGATGCCAAGGCGGTGGCCATCGAAGAGGGTGTGGAAGATCCCGAGTTGGTGTTGCGCGAGGGTAGCCCCGTGGAGGCGCTGATCGCGGTGACTACGGAGGAGAAGGCAGACCTGCTGGTGGTGGGCAACCGCGGGATTAATTCTTTGACAGGGCGCCTACTAGGAAGCGTGCCCGCCGATGCTGCCCGGCAGGCGCAGTGTGATGTGATGATCGTGCACACGGTGGCTTAG
- a CDS encoding DoxX family membrane protein, with protein MIRTLARPLLASAFAVDGAQMLKDSTKYSEEAAAITGQLRSVLPPNISTYIPKDAETNARILGGVKVAAAAALATGKAPRLAATTLAAIQVPTTLQRHAFWSAENKADKENKKRGLLTDAALLGGLFITSADTAGKPGLAWRVQKAMPGKSEQEKMIANAQAQGKEFASTASDQAQNFFEKTKDVAGQVSEAVSDYVDEHSDDWKSTAEDLKDSALNYRDQAVEFASDFSEKQGKGAKKAAKNARKRAKKAAKKF; from the coding sequence ATGATTCGCACCCTCGCCCGTCCTCTGCTGGCATCCGCATTCGCCGTCGATGGCGCACAGATGTTGAAGGACTCCACCAAGTACTCCGAAGAGGCTGCCGCGATTACCGGCCAGTTGCGCTCCGTACTTCCTCCGAACATCTCCACTTACATCCCTAAAGATGCGGAGACTAACGCTCGAATCCTTGGTGGTGTCAAGGTCGCAGCCGCTGCTGCGCTAGCTACCGGCAAGGCCCCTCGTTTGGCCGCCACCACTCTGGCCGCCATTCAGGTTCCAACCACACTGCAGCGCCACGCGTTCTGGTCCGCGGAAAACAAGGCGGATAAGGAAAACAAGAAGCGTGGCCTGCTGACCGACGCAGCTCTGTTGGGTGGCTTGTTTATCACCAGCGCTGATACCGCTGGCAAGCCCGGCTTGGCTTGGCGCGTGCAAAAGGCAATGCCAGGCAAGTCCGAGCAGGAGAAGATGATCGCTAACGCACAGGCACAGGGCAAGGAGTTCGCTTCCACTGCCTCTGACCAGGCGCAGAACTTCTTCGAGAAGACCAAGGACGTTGCCGGCCAGGTTTCCGAGGCTGTCTCTGATTACGTTGACGAGCACTCCGATGACTGGAAGAGCACCGCGGAGGACTTGAAGGACAGCGCACTGAACTACCGCGATCAGGCTGTAGAGTTCGCTTCCGACTTCTCCGAGAAGCAGGGCAAAGGCGCCAAGAAGGCTGCGAAAAATGCCCGCAAGCGTGCTAAGAAGGCTGCAAAGAAGTTCTAA
- a CDS encoding MBL fold metallo-hydrolase: MTKPTLNHVTHFGSLTEPRMTEVVKGSDFAVAHTTVGNMDNNCWIIARDGQALLIDAADDSAHLLGVAEELGVEIKDVLTTHQHADHTRALSEVLQKTGARHHAPRKDAEALPEPADEVYGTEDGTPEQLRLVADALNSLGLQVVELRGHTPGGLAVLGKLPDAASSSPCAWVGDSVFPGGVGKTSNDEDFQQLLDDVTTRIFSLPADTILFPGHGDATTVGEEKPKVNEWRARGW, translated from the coding sequence ATGACGAAACCAACACTGAACCACGTTACTCACTTCGGATCCCTCACCGAACCTCGAATGACCGAGGTTGTGAAAGGATCCGATTTCGCCGTTGCCCACACCACCGTTGGCAACATGGACAACAACTGTTGGATTATCGCCCGCGATGGGCAGGCACTGCTGATTGATGCCGCGGATGACTCCGCACACTTGCTGGGCGTGGCCGAGGAGCTCGGCGTCGAGATTAAAGATGTACTAACAACCCACCAGCATGCCGATCACACGCGTGCCCTAAGCGAAGTGCTCCAGAAGACCGGCGCCCGCCACCATGCGCCGCGCAAAGATGCGGAGGCTCTACCGGAGCCAGCGGATGAGGTTTACGGCACCGAAGATGGCACGCCAGAACAGTTGCGGCTGGTGGCCGACGCGCTGAATTCTTTGGGTTTGCAAGTGGTCGAGCTTCGCGGTCACACCCCGGGTGGGCTAGCGGTGTTGGGTAAGTTGCCCGACGCCGCATCTTCCTCCCCCTGCGCTTGGGTAGGCGATAGCGTGTTCCCCGGAGGGGTTGGCAAGACCTCGAACGACGAGGATTTCCAGCAACTCCTCGATGATGTAACTACACGAATCTTCTCCCTACCAGCTGATACGATTCTTTTCCCAGGGCATGGAGATGCGACCACAGTCGGTGAAGAGAAGCCGAAGGTTAACGAATGGCGGGCCCGCGGATGGTGA
- the coaE gene encoding dephospho-CoA kinase, translating into MLKVGLTGGIGSGKSTAASRLQQLGATIIDADQVAREIVEPGQPALTELAEAFEGILAEDGSLNRAELARQAFASPEATQKLNSITHPRIRERTQQLFAEAEAKGAEVVVYDMPLLIENGEYKQMDHVLVVDAPDDVRVERLVTQRGLDEGDARRRIAAQIDRQTRLATADTVLDNGGDRETLIEQVDKFWASLSR; encoded by the coding sequence ATGCTTAAGGTTGGTCTCACCGGTGGTATTGGTTCCGGGAAGTCGACCGCTGCTTCCCGCTTGCAGCAGTTGGGGGCCACTATTATCGACGCCGACCAAGTCGCCCGTGAGATCGTGGAGCCTGGGCAACCGGCATTGACGGAGCTTGCGGAGGCCTTCGAAGGCATTTTGGCCGAGGACGGCAGCCTGAACCGTGCGGAGTTGGCTCGCCAAGCTTTTGCCTCACCTGAGGCAACGCAGAAACTCAACTCCATTACGCATCCCAGGATTAGGGAGCGCACCCAGCAGCTGTTCGCGGAAGCTGAAGCCAAGGGGGCGGAGGTTGTGGTTTACGACATGCCACTACTCATCGAAAATGGCGAGTATAAGCAGATGGATCACGTGTTGGTGGTTGATGCTCCGGATGACGTGCGAGTGGAAAGGTTGGTTACCCAACGGGGGCTGGATGAGGGGGACGCGCGGCGTCGAATAGCTGCGCAAATTGACCGGCAGACGCGGCTGGCGACTGCAGACACAGTGCTTGACAACGGCGGCGACCGTGAAACTCTAATCGAACAAGTCGACAAGTTCTGGGCATCGCTTTCGCGCTAG
- a CDS encoding HelD family protein — protein sequence MPDPNNSVEVAAEQAYLDFLLDKVDSSRARLEEKLKAVRLEADIDDPQGLMMRDREARDISQRLDELSAADMGLMFGRIDVADEDPENPVPGHPELDRRYIGRIGIHDSDADMRTLLMDWRAPMARPFYLATTLHSDGVHTRRHITTRGRKVSAVADEILSTPADGEDGELRGVDTGGVATEKALLQAVNRTRSEHMRDIVETIAAEQDRIIRSDYRGVTVVQGAPGTGKTAVALHRAAYLLYTWREQLRHTGVLIIGPNSRFLEYISQVLPSLGETGVVLATPGTLLPGVKTVPERSLLAREIKGSIEMVAILREAVKSWQTVPDSPVELAHDGVELELTPQMVRAARTKARRSRRPHNKARAVFAEHLTRAISDLLAEKIGSDPLGGTNLLSAGDRAQLHDDLAADPRLEEVIESLWPTLTPDKVLAELYARPEVAAFDYDDATLNGLRRPASGEGDESVWTDADAPLLDELADLLGIIDDEEREAAEREEWLEKISEAQEALDILTGSASQDLDDGFAPEILMAYDVLDAEMLAQRQQVRDIRSTAQRAAADQRWAFGHVIVDEAQELSAMAWRMVFRRSPNKWMTIVGDPAQTSNPSGVDTWESTLEPFVADRWQLHELTVNYRTPRDIAQLANALLPEIAPDQTVATALRDSGTGIRYFRLGELANAISGARSAAGEGLVGVIFAKDDATVSAYVNVVLQQLGQGGAGIEVPMVNAESTHAAGAAACTAGGPARTAVESAQNIVAVDITEAKGLEFDEVVLVEPVSIATASPQGLNDVYVAITRATQGLSVVHDAPLPWE from the coding sequence TTGCCAGATCCGAATAATTCGGTCGAGGTAGCTGCTGAGCAAGCCTACCTCGACTTTCTTCTTGACAAGGTGGATTCCAGCCGTGCAAGGCTGGAAGAGAAACTCAAAGCGGTTCGCCTAGAGGCGGATATCGATGACCCCCAGGGCCTGATGATGCGCGACCGCGAGGCTCGCGATATATCCCAACGCCTCGATGAACTTTCTGCTGCGGATATGGGCTTGATGTTTGGCCGAATAGACGTGGCCGACGAGGATCCCGAGAACCCGGTTCCGGGGCATCCGGAGCTTGATCGCCGCTATATCGGGCGCATCGGCATCCACGATTCCGATGCAGACATGCGTACACTGCTGATGGATTGGCGCGCCCCGATGGCGCGGCCGTTCTACTTGGCTACCACTCTGCACTCAGACGGGGTTCACACGCGCCGGCACATCACCACACGAGGGCGGAAAGTGTCTGCCGTCGCCGATGAAATCCTTTCAACCCCTGCGGATGGCGAGGATGGGGAACTTAGGGGCGTCGACACTGGCGGAGTGGCAACCGAGAAGGCACTGCTCCAGGCTGTAAACCGGACGCGATCCGAACACATGCGGGATATCGTGGAAACGATTGCAGCGGAGCAGGATCGGATTATCCGCTCGGATTACCGTGGGGTGACCGTGGTGCAGGGAGCACCGGGGACGGGTAAGACGGCGGTGGCACTGCACCGGGCGGCGTACCTGCTGTACACGTGGCGGGAGCAGTTGCGGCATACGGGTGTGCTCATCATCGGGCCGAACTCTCGGTTCTTGGAATACATTTCGCAGGTGCTGCCCTCGCTGGGTGAAACGGGAGTGGTGCTGGCGACCCCGGGAACTCTGCTGCCGGGTGTGAAAACCGTGCCAGAGCGTTCGCTGTTGGCTCGGGAGATCAAGGGTTCCATTGAGATGGTGGCTATCCTGCGAGAGGCCGTGAAGTCCTGGCAGACCGTGCCGGATTCGCCGGTGGAGCTAGCCCATGATGGCGTGGAATTAGAGCTCACCCCGCAGATGGTTCGGGCGGCGCGGACGAAGGCGCGCCGGTCGCGACGGCCACACAATAAGGCGCGGGCGGTGTTCGCGGAGCATCTCACACGCGCGATTTCCGATCTGTTAGCGGAAAAGATCGGTAGTGACCCATTGGGTGGCACAAATCTCTTGTCGGCGGGTGATCGCGCACAATTACACGATGATTTGGCCGCGGATCCGCGCCTGGAGGAAGTCATCGAGTCCTTGTGGCCGACGTTGACGCCGGACAAGGTTCTCGCTGAGCTTTACGCTCGTCCTGAAGTGGCGGCCTTTGATTACGACGACGCCACGCTGAATGGTCTGCGTCGCCCCGCCTCGGGTGAAGGAGACGAATCGGTTTGGACGGATGCGGACGCTCCCCTGCTGGACGAACTGGCCGATTTGTTGGGGATCATTGACGACGAGGAACGAGAGGCCGCCGAACGCGAAGAGTGGTTAGAAAAAATCTCGGAAGCCCAGGAGGCGCTGGACATCCTCACGGGTTCGGCTTCCCAGGACCTCGATGATGGTTTCGCGCCGGAGATTCTGATGGCCTACGACGTGCTGGATGCGGAGATGTTAGCCCAGCGCCAGCAGGTGCGAGACATTCGTTCGACGGCGCAACGCGCCGCAGCGGACCAGCGCTGGGCCTTCGGCCATGTGATCGTGGACGAGGCGCAGGAACTTTCCGCGATGGCCTGGCGAATGGTTTTTAGGCGCAGCCCGAACAAGTGGATGACGATCGTGGGCGACCCCGCGCAGACCTCTAACCCGAGTGGCGTGGACACGTGGGAAAGCACCCTGGAACCGTTCGTTGCGGATCGTTGGCAGCTTCACGAGCTGACGGTGAACTACCGCACCCCGCGCGATATCGCGCAACTCGCCAACGCGCTACTCCCCGAGATCGCCCCAGATCAAACCGTCGCCACTGCCTTGCGGGATAGCGGCACGGGGATCCGCTACTTCCGGCTGGGTGAACTCGCCAACGCGATCTCGGGTGCACGCTCTGCCGCGGGCGAAGGTTTGGTAGGTGTGATCTTCGCTAAGGATGACGCCACCGTCAGCGCATACGTGAATGTCGTTCTACAACAATTGGGTCAAGGGGGCGCGGGCATCGAGGTTCCCATGGTTAACGCTGAATCCACGCATGCCGCAGGCGCCGCTGCATGCACAGCTGGTGGGCCTGCGCGCACCGCTGTTGAATCTGCCCAAAATATCGTCGCCGTCGATATCACCGAAGCCAAGGGCTTGGAGTTCGACGAAGTGGTACTTGTTGAACCTGTATCAATCGCCACTGCCTCCCCGCAGGGTCTCAACGATGTGTACGTTGCAATCACCCGTGCAACCCAGGGTTTAAGCGTGGTGCACGATGCTCCACTGCCTTGGGAATAG
- the rpmI gene encoding 50S ribosomal protein L35 → MKQKTHKGAAKRIKITGSGKLRREQANRRHLLEGKPSRRTRRLKGTEDVSPADTKRMKRLLGKA, encoded by the coding sequence ATGAAGCAGAAGACTCACAAGGGTGCTGCTAAGCGCATCAAGATCACCGGTTCCGGCAAGCTGCGCCGCGAGCAGGCCAACCGTCGCCACCTGCTGGAGGGCAAGCCTTCCCGTCGCACCCGTCGCCTGAAGGGCACCGAGGACGTTTCCCCCGCTGATACCAAGCGCATGAAGCGACTGCTGGGTAAGGCTTAA